The genomic window aaaaaaaaaagtgttaggCAACAACaacatatatcattatacaatttatattatatgaaatcttatacatataataataagtttaaagtgTAGTAGTAGTTAAGTAATATGTGATACTGGTATGCCATATGCAATGTTATTGTAGTTGACAATTGTTTTTCttggtttatttaattatattaatatctaattaaattaaattaaattaaattagaaattgctaatcataataatatattatactatataatatacattgttgtataaataataataacgaagtTAACGTTACTGGGAAGATTGATACATCTTTACAATATGTTTAGTAGACTGTTCTAAGTGTATTGTATTGAAGtagaatattagatatttttattggataaTCTAAATAGAAATTAccccaaaaaaataacagatataatacataatgacataataacaataacaaataagatTGAACAGTAATATTACcgttaaatgatataataattatgctatGTATTCATATagcatataatgtaatatactattaagtaaataagtatttgtaaaatagtaaaaaaacaatagagaacaaattaagttaaaattataataattagttaaactttaagtttaattcaCTTACTTATCTATTTCGTCTCCATTCCGAATTTCCAAGGTAGCCGCGTCATGGCccttgtatacatatttatacaaatacattacgCTCTTCACAGTACAGCACACCTCAACGTTTATGTGTGCGTCATACTTAACCAGCAAGTACGGGTTGTACGGGACAACAAACTCATTGCCGACAGGGTGACCTCTGACGTTTGCCACAAGTCCATTGTTCGGTCTGCGGTAAGTCGGGTAACCATTATCAGAAATGTACAGAGTCTCTTCACTGTATTCTTTGGGATACTTCTTTGAACAACTGTTGTCCAACATACACGGACTGTTGCGGTTGAGTTGTCCACACGGTCCGTGAACCATGTGCGATTTCACTCTGTCAAATAGTCGTCTTTCGGTTGCCGGTTCAGGCAAGTAGGCACACACAACGTTGTCGACGTCGTCAGCAGTAAGCAACTTGCTATCCTCGTGCAAGATTATTAGTATGTGTGCGTGTGGTAGACCACGTTTCTGAAACTCAACTGTATACACATAAGCAGCTATGTTACCAAACACTCTATTGACCGTTATGTCATGCATTAGCTCCTTTAGTTTCGCATGGAACACCCTCGCCACCAAATCGGGCCTGTCGTTTGCCTTCAACCAACATGGAATGTTGTCTACTATTTCTGGCCACTTGGGGTTACATGTAAACGTTATGAATAGGTCAGGTTTTCCATACTTACGCACAATAGCCATTGCGTCGTGGTAACATTGTTTCATGTACCGAGGACCACCTACAAACGTCGATGGTAGAATCGTCCTGCGGCCTACAGGGTTGATTTCGTCAACGTGGAGCTGTTGGTTTATGTGGTCCACAAGGCCCCGATATGCATCAGCAAAAAGCGCTCTCTGATTGTCTCGAGTGTAGCGCAGATTGTTCGCTTCCATACGGACGTATTGATCACACACAAACTGCTGCAATAAAAAACCACCTGCATGCAATAAACTAAATGTATTACCTTCATTCCCATTGCTATTGTTTCCAGTGTATCTAATGGCCAGACGGTAACATACAAACTCTCTGATGGTGTTACGAACCCGAACCGTGTTTCGGCGGTTGCCCTCTTGTAGTAAGTTGTAATGCCATCCGGTTTCTCCGTACGGGAAGAACAGTGGATACAACATTGGATCCGCATGAGACGAACCTGCTGATATGCTTTGCATCCGGTGATTTGGGTTAACCGGGTTGGAGTCATAGATAACCAGATCTAGGTTCCCTGGTGGTTGACCATCTTCACCAACAAAGACGACAGCTACCTCGTTCACATGAGCAGCTGGTTGATTGTATCGCCGTGGATCATTGTTTGGGTCGGCAATTATGTGCATGGTCACCCTTCTCGGTTGTAACATGGGATTGGCAGCAGCAGCATCTTGTTCCCTCTGCCATACTTGTCGCATGTTtctgtaacaaaataatattaaagcatgTGTGTAtcttgtatatatattcacGTAATAtgtgtacagtatatatatgaacattttcatgtaaataattaataatataattatagttattatctgTATGCTTGGTTGTATTGTATGTATGGTGTATATAGATAAGGTTAGTTTATAGTGTACATcatgttttatgaaatttgttCAATCATACACTTGAATTTTCGGTATTTTCgctaaatattcttattagaATTGTGgatgcaatattaaaaattgtaagtattgtAAGGTAAAGTCACTCAAAGCCATATGATGTATCACTTGCATgaaaaataactcaataacacttattatagttaaccATATGGAAGTGTAACCTGAACAACAGTACAGCacagtattaattatgttatgtatcaTTGTTGAAtggtaaattttgttaaaaaaatatattacttggtataataaaaaaattaaaagtgaaaataagTATAGAGGTATTAagtcaaagtttttttttttggtacaatacacactgtatatatataataataaaagtaaaataaaataaacaaaatattaatcaactaCATTACACAAGTGTATTAAGTCTTGTtacgatatcataatatgatatgggaatagtttgaaataattaaattaaaacttaaaaaattggtTTCTTAATGAGTGGTAATGTaaactacaaatatatataaaatgttacacTACAATTTACACGAATGTTGTgttttcaatgaaatattaactacacatgactacaataattattaatattaataattaattaatgtgatatgtgtttatttaactaaatatatattattaatatattactcaaAAGCCACTGCGAATGGATTGATTTGCCGTAATAGACTGTCCAAGTCTGTAAGCAAGTTCTCCAACAATGGGCTTGTGCGTGGTTGTTGTGCCATACGAATCTGGTTGGCTGACTCGGattcaatgaaatataacTCGCAGTATTTCGGTTGCATCAGTTCATTCCTGACAACGTCATTACTAATTCTGCGGTACACCCTGCCAGTGAACACTCTCGGTCCCGGACCTGGCAAACGTCTTGGGTTGAGGTCAGTGGAGAACGCAGCAAATGCCAGTGTGTTGTTGTACCGACGGATTTCTTTGCGAAAATGTTTAGCTACCTGTGAATCATCTATCAACAAACGAATTAATAACTCTGGTGGTTGACCCAACACACGCTCTCCTGTAACGGCCATTTGACCGTTATTACAACACGTTGTAAAATGATTTCTGTTTACACGTTCGCAAGAGAAATGACGGGCACCACATTGCGTGCAGACGGCATCCAATGGTCCAATGTCATGGCGCTCTGGAAGTTCATATTGAATGCCAGCCAGACGGTCTCTCATGGGCACGTGCGCTCTGGGAACACCCGGTGGAATCGGCACAAACTGTAATTAAAATGACagttgtaaaagaaaaaactgtAACCAATATTCATTATAGTGTATGAGATATTTACTGACCTCTTCATCGACGCCTGGTAGTAAATAGTCAAATATATCAGCAGGCAGTAAATCCACAAACTCAATGTCACCTTGTACCACTTCCTCGGGTTGCAATGGGTCTTCTTCATTTATGTCCATCATTACCTCATCCATTTGGACTTCAATAATTTCCACCTCTATCTCGTTGTCATCAGGGATAGCCACGTCCACTTCTTGTTCGTTGCCTAGTGCCGCAATCTCCAAGACCGGTTGAACTAACTATATCATAAAAGGAGGTCAGTTTTAATGtgcgtacaataatataagtttatgttatgtatagtGAAAAagcatgaattaataataagcataTTGCATAAAATTATCTCACCGCTAGGGAATCTAATAAATTGcaacacattaaataaataaaaaaacacttgtataaaaataatcaaatataattaggGACATTTTCCATTTCACATTTAAACTCAACATCATAGAGAAATACACTAAAGActgaatatagtttaatagcagcatttaattttaatatattatataacttttacatttacctatttattaaaaaataattcaaatatagtataatatattgtaatatactattatacttaaaaaaaaattaaaatgtgcaATTActgaatgataaataaaaattattatcaacataacataatatatgatgttatGTATACATCAAATTGCTAAACCTACTACCTatttgaatgtaaaataaaatcctattatttaataaaaattctgttataataaaactataatagaaccatataataaaaatataaactttatataatatattattatagtgtaaagtgtaatgtataatttattgttgtctTGCATAACATTGAAAGTGTTATTGGAACTGTTCATAATAACAgctaacacacacacacacacacacacacatatatatatatatatatataataataataatatataataaattatttaactcacTAAAGATGGTACTACTCTTGGTAATAGACGGCGACGAATTCTGCCCAAAGCGTAGTCACGACCAGGGACAAAATGTCTCGAACACAGTTTTGAGTTGACAAATATCTGTTGAGCATACAAACCATTGATCTCGGCGAACAACACCCATTGACGTCTCTGCTCGTCATTCAGTGGAAACCTAATGTAatcaatttatgaatattcacAGTGTATGGCTAGAgtagtaataaaacattattgttatttattagttgtCACCTGTGCACAGACACTCCATCAAGACCACTGACGTTACCACAGATCACACATATTTTCACCATGGTGATGTGACTAAAAAGtgacattttaatgataatcgaaaatgttataactaataattaaatgtattaattaatatatgtatatataagtagtataggtaggtagtataaaacataagtttATACACTCGGCGTAATTATATCGTACCTATGTTATCAGTGGTGATAATAGATTAACACGGGAATCCCAAtagttttgtgttatttttagaaaaactttGAATATTAACGGTACATAATgtacattgaaaataatttttacgaaatgtCATAAATGAAACGCATAAagaaaatgagaaaaaaaatcaaataggaATACGACAAATATTCACGTTGAAAAAGTGCGAGGTACGAACGTAATGAGAATGTCGTTGACCACATCGACCGACGATCCCGGAAAAgaacttgaaaataatagaacacattaagttgtaaataaaaaaaaagcggcATCCTCGAAATCACATCCGGACTTAGTGGGAACACGGCCTGGTAGTAATTCGCGTTGCATTCTGAATTGAACGACTATAACGCATATCCTTGTAATACTCGGGGCGAATGCGCTAATTAATTAGCTTATATGAATGATAGAAATTGTACTTACCGGTCTGTAAAACGTCCAacgaagttaaaaaaaaaaaaattatatatatgtactaaaaaaagtACAGAAAAAAGTGCAAATTTTTGTGTACGTAAAAACAAACGTGTTGCATGAACGTCAAAGAAAAGTTGCCTGATGCAGGCGCACCGGACCCAGGTCCTCAACGCTTTTCGCTCTCCACTCCGCCAAAACATGGCACCAGTAttaccaaatattaaataccgcacataatataatttaattaatattacaaaggatattattaaatattaattgtcaatCGTCACTGATGGATAGACTGATAGACCAGACTTGCGGTTATTTATAGTACCAATAATACCAACCATAAATGCGTAATATGCAATGGAATAACGATTGTCTTACGGACGCCATTCAATCTGAATTGTTCATTCGAAGTGAGTACacgtattagttattataaccttttcgtgtgtattttttgtttgtttttaggtTAAGTGAAATATgtcattttacttaattaataatttaaattattaaatgttatagataatgttcaacattaatattaacataagaaAAATTGTGAACAACCTTAATGGCCAAAAAAGCGGTCAAAAAAGtatgaatatcaaaaataatgaacatttacAACGTTACctatacacttttatttttcaggatGCTATGGCTGTGGCAAAAAGGGCCATTTGGCCCGTGattgtacgtatattttgtaattatatatattattagtattattggaCGTAAGCAACAAATCttcctaaattattaataataagatctgtatttttaatacttgttgTCCAGGCAAAAAGCAGAAGAGGGTTAACCGCCCGAAGATGCTAAAGGGCAGTGAGGGCCGGTCGGGCGGTACTGATCGCGGGGAAAAAGCACCCCGATCACTCGAACGACGGTCCGGGGCGTCGTCTCGCGAGCGGTCCGAGGTTCGTCGCTCGCGCCGCAGCTTACCAGCACAGGCACGCGAGCGGCGATCCGCGGCATCGTCTCGCGGGCGGCGATCCCCGGCGCCGTCACCACAACGGCGGCCCCGGTCCAGACCGAGAAGTCGGAGCTCGGCGGTGGCGGACCGTGTGGCCGCTATGGTCATCGACGTAAgtagtacttatttattattattaattaatatttgttaaaaatataatttaaatacattgtttacAGGACAGAGAAAAGGATGTCCAAACAGtaagcaataattttttttttgtttgcatttttattattatttttctaaattctaaatttgttatatttattttttcagaataaataataaaatataatcaatatatttgtatgtgtttTTCTTTAAGAGTTTTCCtggtgtatatatttatattattatatgagtatctaataattaaataatagtatcagTTGTAGAAGTGCAACTTAAATGTATCATGTTTGTAAAGGAAAGTATAAGTTCGATCAAATTACTTACATTACAATTACAGGTATTTGTGCAGCTAATAGGttaacctaataataataataaacatgtattttaagtaccattattattatgttgagtGTTGGCACCGTTGGtattgttataggtattttttattttttggttagtagcttaaataattaaaacatttatgtatgcTTATTCAGCTTATTGTaatcttaagtatattatattatattaattaattttaaaatatataatgcaataaaatattaaaatgtaaaaaaaagaaattaagcagtataataggtaataggtattggTTAATTAAATGAGCTATtgcgtataatacatttaattttttttttttttaatttcattttcacataaaaatgatgaaaatagaagaatttttgtaaatgaatttaatattaataagaataaataacataatacatttaataaattcatatttaccatattaagttactataataacatgtCCAATGTCCatccaacatattatattcagtcaTAACAATTCTGCTTTAGTATACACACACAgtaatataagtaagtatatatatatatatatatatatatatatattggtataccTCATACCAGTGTATGTATTGAAATGTCACacttataatcataatcataactATACACTGCATAAACT from Aphis gossypii isolate Hap1 unplaced genomic scaffold, ASM2018417v2 Contig00298, whole genome shotgun sequence includes these protein-coding regions:
- the LOC114130955 gene encoding uncharacterized protein LOC114130955 codes for the protein MSLFSHITMVKICVICGNVSGLDGVSVHRFPLNDEQRRQWVLFAEINGLYAQQIFVNSKLCSRHFVPGRDYALGRIRRRLLPRVVPSLLVQPVLEIAALGNEQEVDVAIPDDNEIEVEIIEVQMDEVMMDINEEDPLQPEEVVQGDIEFVDLLPADIFDYLLPGVDEEFVPIPPGVPRAHVPMRDRLAGIQYELPERHDIGPLDAVCTQCGARHFSCERVNRNHFTTCCNNGQMAVTGERVLGQPPELLIRLLIDDSQVAKHFRKEIRRYNNTLAFAAFSTDLNPRRLPGPGPRVFTGRVYRRISNDVVRNELMQPKYCELYFIESESANQIRMAQQPRTSPLLENLLTDLDSLLRQINPFAVAFENMRQVWQREQDAAAANPMLQPRRVTMHIIADPNNDPRRYNQPAAHVNEVAVVFVGEDGQPPGNLDLVIYDSNPVNPNHRMQSISAGSSHADPMLYPLFFPYGETGWHYNLLQEGNRRNTVRVRNTIREFVCYRLAIRYTGNNSNGNEGNTFSLLHAGGFLLQQFVCDQYVRMEANNLRYTRDNQRALFADAYRGLVDHINQQLHVDEINPVGRRTILPSTFVGGPRYMKQCYHDAMAIVRKYGKPDLFITFTCNPKWPEIVDNIPCWLKANDRPDLVARVFHAKLKELMHDITVNRVFGNIAAYVYTVEFQKRGLPHAHILIILHEDSKLLTADDVDNVVCAYLPEPATERRLFDRVKSHMVHGPCGQLNRNSPCMLDNSCSKKYPKEYSEETLYISDNGYPTYRRPNNGLVANVRGHPVGNEFVVPYNPYLLVKYDAHINVEVCCTVKSVMYLYKYVYKGHDAATLEIRNGDEIDK
- the LOC126553668 gene encoding uncharacterized protein LOC126553668; amino-acid sequence: MQWNNDCLTDAIQSELFIRMRAGRAVLIAGKKHPDHSNDGPGRRLASGPRFVARAAAYQHRHASGDPRHRLAGGDPRRRHHNGGPGPDREVGARRWRTVWPLWSSTTEKRMSKQINNKI